From the genome of Apodemus sylvaticus chromosome 3, mApoSyl1.1, whole genome shotgun sequence, one region includes:
- the Pigv gene encoding GPI mannosyltransferase 2 isoform X3 gives MGTELLRPLQGLLSQRSCLLISVALLNFLFSVLAAVALHDLGCLVLHCPRQAFCAALLFCLSPANVFLAAGYSEALFAFLTFSAMGQLERGRGGAGGLLFALAAGVRANGLVSVGFLLHAQCRGFCSSLVVQTWKQLLKLMASLCLSVLTVSLPFALFQYYAYTQFCLPGSAHAIPEPLLQLASDKGYRLAGRSEPPWCTWALPLIYSYIQDVYWNVGLLRYYELRQAPNFLLATPVTILVVWATWTYVTTHPWLCFTLGLKRTKDKESLEKPHPGFLSPKVFVYLVHAAALLIFGGLCMHVQVLTRFLGSATPIIYWFPAYLLQDGEPLLRGVDTAPQKLLRPTPAQKAPRNWVVELLYNWKTCSPVTKCILGYFLTYWLLGLIFHCNFLPWT, from the exons ATggggactgaactgctgagacCCTTGCAGGGCCTCTTGAGCCAGCGCAGCTGCCTGCTAATCTCTGTAGCGCTTCTCAACTTCCTGTTCTCCGTGCTAGCTGCAGTCGCACTTCATGACTTGGGTTGTCTGGTTTTGCACTGTCCTCGCCAGGCCTTTTGTGCAGCGCTgctcttctgcctcagccctgcCAATGTTTTCTTGGCTGCTGGTTACTCGGAAGCTTTGTTTGCCTTCCTGACGTTCAGCGCCATGGGGCAGCTGGAGCGGGGCCGAGGCGGGGCTGGTGGGCTGCTCTTTGCTCTTGCGGCTGGGGTGCGCGCCAATGGCCTGGTCAGCGTTGGCTTCCTCCTGCACGCTCAATGCAGGGGCTTTTGTTCTTCTCTGGTGGTGCAGACCTGGAAACAGCTCCTCAAGCTGATGGCCTCTCTGTGCTTGTCAGTGCTCACGGTCAGCCTTCCCTTTGCCCTCTTTCAGTATTATGCCTATACCCAGTTCTGTTTGCCAGGCTCAGCCCACGCCATCCCTGAGCCCTTGCTGCAGCTAGCTTCGGACAAAGGCTACCGCCTTGCAGGACGGAGTGAGCCCCCGTGGTGCACCTGGGCTCTTCCTCTAATATACAGCTATATTCAGGATGTCTACTGGAATGTTGGTCTTCTGCGATACTATGAACTTAGACAGGCGCCCAATTTTCTACTAGCTACACCAGTGACTATACTGGTTGTGTGGGCAACCTGGACATATGTGACCACCCACCCTTGGCTCTGCTTTACACTTGGGCTGAAAAGGACCAAGGACAAGGAGAGCCTGGAGAAGCCCCATCCTGGTTTCCTCAGTCCAAAGGTGTTTGTGTACCTGGTCCACGCTGCAGCGCTGCTGATCTTTGGAGgtctgtgcatgcatgtccaG GTTCTCACACGATTTCTGGGCTCTGCCACTCCCATCATATACTGGTTTCCTGCTTACCTGCTTCAGGATGGAGAGCCACTGCTGAGGGGTGTGGACACGGCACCTCAGAAGCTGCTGAGGCCCACACCAGCACAGAAGGCCCCCAGGAACTGGGTCGTGGAACTCTTGTACAACTGGAAGACCTGCTCTCCAGTCACAAAATGCATTCTAGGCTACTTCCTGACCTACTGGCTCCTGGGACTAATTTTCCATTGCAACTTCCTGCCTTGGACTTGA
- the Pigv gene encoding GPI mannosyltransferase 2 isoform X2, whose product MGLLDPSQKEVLKFAVSCRILTLVLQALFNVIIPDHQADAFSPPRLAPSGSVDQLVEGLLGGLSRWDAEHFLFIAEHGYLYEHNFAFFPGFPLALQMGTELLRPLQGLLSQRSCLLISVALLNFLFSVLAAVALHDLGCLVLHCPRQAFCAALLFCLSPANVFLAAGYSEALFAFLTFSAMGQLERGRGGAGGLLFALAAGVRANGLVSVGFLLHAQCRGFCSSLVVQTWKQLLKLMASLCLSVLTVSLPFALFQYYAYTQFCLPGSAHAIPEPLLQLASDKGYRLAGRSEPPWCTWALPLIYSYIQDVYWNVGLLRYYELRQAPNFLLATPVTILVVWATWTYVTTHPWLCFTLGLKRTKDKESLEKPHPGFLSPKVFVYLVHAAALLIFGGLCMHVQFLAVSKEVLSLH is encoded by the exons ATGGGACTCCTGGACCCGTCCCAGAAGGAGGTGCTGAAATTTGCAGTAAGCTGCCGCATCCTGACTCTGGTGCTACAG GCACTCTTCAATGTCATCATCCCAGATCACCAGGCAGATGCCTTTTCTCCTCCCCGCCTGGCCCCCTCAGGCTCTGTGGATCAGCTTGTGGAAGGTCTTCTGGGTGGTCTGTCTCGATGGGACGCTGAACACTTCCTGTTTATTGCTGAGCACGGCTACCTTTATGAGCACAACTTTGCCTTCTTCCCTGGCTTCCCCTTGGCCCTGCAGATggggactgaactgctgagacCCTTGCAGGGCCTCTTGAGCCAGCGCAGCTGCCTGCTAATCTCTGTAGCGCTTCTCAACTTCCTGTTCTCCGTGCTAGCTGCAGTCGCACTTCATGACTTGGGTTGTCTGGTTTTGCACTGTCCTCGCCAGGCCTTTTGTGCAGCGCTgctcttctgcctcagccctgcCAATGTTTTCTTGGCTGCTGGTTACTCGGAAGCTTTGTTTGCCTTCCTGACGTTCAGCGCCATGGGGCAGCTGGAGCGGGGCCGAGGCGGGGCTGGTGGGCTGCTCTTTGCTCTTGCGGCTGGGGTGCGCGCCAATGGCCTGGTCAGCGTTGGCTTCCTCCTGCACGCTCAATGCAGGGGCTTTTGTTCTTCTCTGGTGGTGCAGACCTGGAAACAGCTCCTCAAGCTGATGGCCTCTCTGTGCTTGTCAGTGCTCACGGTCAGCCTTCCCTTTGCCCTCTTTCAGTATTATGCCTATACCCAGTTCTGTTTGCCAGGCTCAGCCCACGCCATCCCTGAGCCCTTGCTGCAGCTAGCTTCGGACAAAGGCTACCGCCTTGCAGGACGGAGTGAGCCCCCGTGGTGCACCTGGGCTCTTCCTCTAATATACAGCTATATTCAGGATGTCTACTGGAATGTTGGTCTTCTGCGATACTATGAACTTAGACAGGCGCCCAATTTTCTACTAGCTACACCAGTGACTATACTGGTTGTGTGGGCAACCTGGACATATGTGACCACCCACCCTTGGCTCTGCTTTACACTTGGGCTGAAAAGGACCAAGGACAAGGAGAGCCTGGAGAAGCCCCATCCTGGTTTCCTCAGTCCAAAGGTGTTTGTGTACCTGGTCCACGCTGCAGCGCTGCTGATCTTTGGAGgtctgtgcatgcatgtccaG TTCTTGGCTGTCTCCAAGGAAGTCTTGTCCCTACACTGA
- the Pigv gene encoding GPI mannosyltransferase 2 isoform X4, which yields MGLLDPSQKEVLKFAVSCRILTLVLQALFNVIIPDHQADAFSPPRLAPSGSVDQLVEGSAHAIPEPLLQLASDKGYRLAGRSEPPWCTWALPLIYSYIQDVYWNVGLLRYYELRQAPNFLLATPVTILVVWATWTYVTTHPWLCFTLGLKRTKDKESLEKPHPGFLSPKVFVYLVHAAALLIFGGLCMHVQVLTRFLGSATPIIYWFPAYLLQDGEPLLRGVDTAPQKLLRPTPAQKAPRNWVVELLYNWKTCSPVTKCILGYFLTYWLLGLIFHCNFLPWT from the exons ATGGGACTCCTGGACCCGTCCCAGAAGGAGGTGCTGAAATTTGCAGTAAGCTGCCGCATCCTGACTCTGGTGCTACAG GCACTCTTCAATGTCATCATCCCAGATCACCAGGCAGATGCCTTTTCTCCTCCCCGCCTGGCCCCCTCAGGCTCTGTGGATCAGCTTGTGGAAG GCTCAGCCCACGCCATCCCTGAGCCCTTGCTGCAGCTAGCTTCGGACAAAGGCTACCGCCTTGCAGGACGGAGTGAGCCCCCGTGGTGCACCTGGGCTCTTCCTCTAATATACAGCTATATTCAGGATGTCTACTGGAATGTTGGTCTTCTGCGATACTATGAACTTAGACAGGCGCCCAATTTTCTACTAGCTACACCAGTGACTATACTGGTTGTGTGGGCAACCTGGACATATGTGACCACCCACCCTTGGCTCTGCTTTACACTTGGGCTGAAAAGGACCAAGGACAAGGAGAGCCTGGAGAAGCCCCATCCTGGTTTCCTCAGTCCAAAGGTGTTTGTGTACCTGGTCCACGCTGCAGCGCTGCTGATCTTTGGAGgtctgtgcatgcatgtccaG GTTCTCACACGATTTCTGGGCTCTGCCACTCCCATCATATACTGGTTTCCTGCTTACCTGCTTCAGGATGGAGAGCCACTGCTGAGGGGTGTGGACACGGCACCTCAGAAGCTGCTGAGGCCCACACCAGCACAGAAGGCCCCCAGGAACTGGGTCGTGGAACTCTTGTACAACTGGAAGACCTGCTCTCCAGTCACAAAATGCATTCTAGGCTACTTCCTGACCTACTGGCTCCTGGGACTAATTTTCCATTGCAACTTCCTGCCTTGGACTTGA
- the Pigv gene encoding GPI mannosyltransferase 2 isoform X1: MGLLDPSQKEVLKFAVSCRILTLVLQALFNVIIPDHQADAFSPPRLAPSGSVDQLVEGLLGGLSRWDAEHFLFIAEHGYLYEHNFAFFPGFPLALQMGTELLRPLQGLLSQRSCLLISVALLNFLFSVLAAVALHDLGCLVLHCPRQAFCAALLFCLSPANVFLAAGYSEALFAFLTFSAMGQLERGRGGAGGLLFALAAGVRANGLVSVGFLLHAQCRGFCSSLVVQTWKQLLKLMASLCLSVLTVSLPFALFQYYAYTQFCLPGSAHAIPEPLLQLASDKGYRLAGRSEPPWCTWALPLIYSYIQDVYWNVGLLRYYELRQAPNFLLATPVTILVVWATWTYVTTHPWLCFTLGLKRTKDKESLEKPHPGFLSPKVFVYLVHAAALLIFGGLCMHVQVLTRFLGSATPIIYWFPAYLLQDGEPLLRGVDTAPQKLLRPTPAQKAPRNWVVELLYNWKTCSPVTKCILGYFLTYWLLGLIFHCNFLPWT, encoded by the exons ATGGGACTCCTGGACCCGTCCCAGAAGGAGGTGCTGAAATTTGCAGTAAGCTGCCGCATCCTGACTCTGGTGCTACAG GCACTCTTCAATGTCATCATCCCAGATCACCAGGCAGATGCCTTTTCTCCTCCCCGCCTGGCCCCCTCAGGCTCTGTGGATCAGCTTGTGGAAGGTCTTCTGGGTGGTCTGTCTCGATGGGACGCTGAACACTTCCTGTTTATTGCTGAGCACGGCTACCTTTATGAGCACAACTTTGCCTTCTTCCCTGGCTTCCCCTTGGCCCTGCAGATggggactgaactgctgagacCCTTGCAGGGCCTCTTGAGCCAGCGCAGCTGCCTGCTAATCTCTGTAGCGCTTCTCAACTTCCTGTTCTCCGTGCTAGCTGCAGTCGCACTTCATGACTTGGGTTGTCTGGTTTTGCACTGTCCTCGCCAGGCCTTTTGTGCAGCGCTgctcttctgcctcagccctgcCAATGTTTTCTTGGCTGCTGGTTACTCGGAAGCTTTGTTTGCCTTCCTGACGTTCAGCGCCATGGGGCAGCTGGAGCGGGGCCGAGGCGGGGCTGGTGGGCTGCTCTTTGCTCTTGCGGCTGGGGTGCGCGCCAATGGCCTGGTCAGCGTTGGCTTCCTCCTGCACGCTCAATGCAGGGGCTTTTGTTCTTCTCTGGTGGTGCAGACCTGGAAACAGCTCCTCAAGCTGATGGCCTCTCTGTGCTTGTCAGTGCTCACGGTCAGCCTTCCCTTTGCCCTCTTTCAGTATTATGCCTATACCCAGTTCTGTTTGCCAGGCTCAGCCCACGCCATCCCTGAGCCCTTGCTGCAGCTAGCTTCGGACAAAGGCTACCGCCTTGCAGGACGGAGTGAGCCCCCGTGGTGCACCTGGGCTCTTCCTCTAATATACAGCTATATTCAGGATGTCTACTGGAATGTTGGTCTTCTGCGATACTATGAACTTAGACAGGCGCCCAATTTTCTACTAGCTACACCAGTGACTATACTGGTTGTGTGGGCAACCTGGACATATGTGACCACCCACCCTTGGCTCTGCTTTACACTTGGGCTGAAAAGGACCAAGGACAAGGAGAGCCTGGAGAAGCCCCATCCTGGTTTCCTCAGTCCAAAGGTGTTTGTGTACCTGGTCCACGCTGCAGCGCTGCTGATCTTTGGAGgtctgtgcatgcatgtccaG GTTCTCACACGATTTCTGGGCTCTGCCACTCCCATCATATACTGGTTTCCTGCTTACCTGCTTCAGGATGGAGAGCCACTGCTGAGGGGTGTGGACACGGCACCTCAGAAGCTGCTGAGGCCCACACCAGCACAGAAGGCCCCCAGGAACTGGGTCGTGGAACTCTTGTACAACTGGAAGACCTGCTCTCCAGTCACAAAATGCATTCTAGGCTACTTCCTGACCTACTGGCTCCTGGGACTAATTTTCCATTGCAACTTCCTGCCTTGGACTTGA
- the Pigv gene encoding GPI mannosyltransferase 2 isoform X5 yields the protein MGLLDPSQKEVLKFAVSCRILTLVLQVLTRFLGSATPIIYWFPAYLLQDGEPLLRGVDTAPQKLLRPTPAQKAPRNWVVELLYNWKTCSPVTKCILGYFLTYWLLGLIFHCNFLPWT from the exons ATGGGACTCCTGGACCCGTCCCAGAAGGAGGTGCTGAAATTTGCAGTAAGCTGCCGCATCCTGACTCTGGTGCTACAG GTTCTCACACGATTTCTGGGCTCTGCCACTCCCATCATATACTGGTTTCCTGCTTACCTGCTTCAGGATGGAGAGCCACTGCTGAGGGGTGTGGACACGGCACCTCAGAAGCTGCTGAGGCCCACACCAGCACAGAAGGCCCCCAGGAACTGGGTCGTGGAACTCTTGTACAACTGGAAGACCTGCTCTCCAGTCACAAAATGCATTCTAGGCTACTTCCTGACCTACTGGCTCCTGGGACTAATTTTCCATTGCAACTTCCTGCCTTGGACTTGA